Proteins encoded in a region of the Lepeophtheirus salmonis chromosome 6, UVic_Lsal_1.4, whole genome shotgun sequence genome:
- the LOC121120236 gene encoding putative RNA-binding protein Luc7-like 1 isoform X2, with protein MDLGECPKVHDYALRADYQQASKTKEYFYDVDACEHLNSFIQDCDRRTELAKKRLAETQEELSAEVGSKAEKVHELAEHIGKKLASAEQIGAEGKVDESMKLMAEVEEIRKKKGLAEQEYRNSMPASSYQQQKLRVCEVCSAYLGIHDNDRRLADHFGGKLHLGFIKIREKLTELLVNNEERRQKKRESRIGGACTGIRENSSDRALKSNDEYYRGSQYGRSRDVGYNRRTKSPERMRSRSRSIERRRRERSAERRRRDRSRDRYRRRRSRSRDSRRRRSRSKRRSRSRESRSRSRSHEKKRRHSNSRERKSKDRRSKSSERNDLSPRKDYSD; from the exons ATGGATTTGGGAGAATGTCCAAAAGTGCATGACTATGCTCTCCGAGCCGATTATCAACAGGCATCAAAAACCAAAGAATATTTCTATGATGTTGAT gcTTGCGAACacttaaatagttttattcaagattgtgaTCGCCGAACAGAGTTAGCAAAGAAGCGATTAGCTGAAACTCAAGAGGAATTAAGTGCTGAAGTTGGATCAAAGGCTGAAAAAGTGCATGAACTTGCTGAGCATATAGGAAAAAAGTTAGCATCAGCAGAGCAGATAGGTGCAGAGGGTAAAGTTGACGAAAGCATGAAATTGATGGCCGAAGTTGAggaaattcgaaaaaagaagGGACTTGCAGAGCAAGAGTACAGAAACTCTATGCCTGCTTCATCCtatcaacaacaaaaactgAGAGTATGTGAAGTTTGCTCCGCTTATCTTGGAATACACGATAATGATCGGCGACTCGCTGACCATTTTGGAGGGAAGCTCCATCTTGGATTTATAAAGATTAGAGAAAAGCTCACTGAGCTTTTG gtcaatAATGAGGAACGTCGTCAAAAGAAAAGAGAATCTCGAATTGGAGGGGCTTGCACTGGAATTCGTGAGAATTCTTCAGATCGTGCACTTAAGTCCAATGACGAATACTATCGAGGGAGCCAGTATGGAAGGTCTCGTGACGTGGGATACAATAGACGTACTAAGTCCCCTGAGAGAATGAGATCTAGAAGTAGATCTATTGAGCGTCGAAGGAGAGAACGCTCCGCTGAGCGTCGTCGAAGAGATCGATCTAGAGATCGATATAGGCGAAGACGTTCACGATCCCGTGATTCTCGTAGAAGACGTTCCCGTTCCAAGAGGCGTTCAAGATCTCGTGAATCAAGATCGCGCTCCCGCTCACACGAAAAGAAAAG ACGGCACTCTAACTCC